In Denitratisoma sp. DHT3, one DNA window encodes the following:
- a CDS encoding ABC transporter ATP-binding protein: protein MNPLLSVTDLTVRYGGITAVKGISFAVEEGEMVCLIGANGAGKTSALKALARLLPAAGEINYRGERIDGLPPHALIGRGLALVPEGRGIFARLSVAENLAMGAYHRRDDEIDADLARIYGLLPRLAERQDQLAGTLSGGEQQMLAIGRALMGRPRLLLLDEPSMGLAPLMVQKIFEVIRAVAAEGVTVLLVEQNARLALETCQRGYVMESGRLTLAGPSAELAADPRVRAAYLGE from the coding sequence ATGAATCCGTTGCTCAGCGTTACCGACCTGACGGTTCGCTACGGCGGCATCACCGCGGTGAAAGGCATCTCCTTCGCCGTGGAGGAAGGGGAGATGGTCTGCCTGATCGGCGCCAACGGCGCCGGCAAGACTTCCGCCCTGAAGGCCCTGGCGCGGCTGCTGCCCGCCGCCGGTGAGATCAACTACCGCGGCGAGCGCATCGACGGCCTGCCGCCCCATGCGCTGATCGGCCGCGGCCTGGCCCTGGTGCCGGAAGGCCGGGGCATCTTCGCGCGCCTCTCGGTGGCGGAGAACCTGGCGATGGGGGCCTATCACCGCCGCGACGACGAGATCGATGCCGACCTCGCCCGCATCTACGGCCTGCTGCCGCGCCTGGCGGAACGCCAGGACCAGTTGGCCGGCACCCTCTCCGGCGGCGAGCAGCAGATGTTGGCCATCGGCCGCGCCCTGATGGGCCGCCCGCGGCTGCTGCTGCTGGACGAGCCCTCGATGGGCCTGGCGCCGCTGATGGTGCAGAAGATCTTCGAAGTGATCCGCGCCGTCGCCGCAGAGGGCGTCACCGTGCTGCTGGTGGAGCAGAACGCGCGCCTGGCGCTGGAGACCTGCCAGCGCGGCTATGTGATGGAAAGCGGCCGCCTCACCCTCGCCGGCCCGTCCGCCGAACTGGCCGCCGACCCGCGCGTGCGGGCGGCCTATCTGGGGGAGTAG
- a CDS encoding branched-chain amino acid ABC transporter permease, with translation METFLQQIANGLVLGAIYALVALGYTMVYGILGLINFAHGEVVMVGALVTLAAIKALAAAGVPGVALLPLGLALAMAVCMALGAAVERIAYRPLRNAPRLAPLITAIGVSIVLQYGAVLIWGRGYHAYPELLPTAPLDIFGARVSPAQLIVMAVSALIMAGLLWLVHRTRFGRAMRATAENPAVARLMGVDVDRVISLTFVIGSALGAVAGVLVSINYSVAHYQMGFILGLKAFTAAVLGGIGNLAGAMVGGLLLGLIEALGSGYVGDLTGGLFGSNYRDVFAFLVLVGVLILRPAGLLGERVAERA, from the coding sequence ATGGAAACCTTTCTCCAGCAGATCGCCAACGGCCTGGTGCTGGGCGCCATCTATGCCCTGGTGGCGCTGGGCTACACGATGGTCTATGGCATCCTGGGGCTGATCAACTTCGCTCACGGCGAAGTGGTGATGGTGGGCGCCCTGGTCACCCTGGCGGCGATCAAGGCGCTGGCGGCGGCCGGCGTGCCCGGCGTTGCCCTGCTGCCGCTGGGCCTGGCGCTGGCGATGGCGGTCTGCATGGCGCTGGGCGCCGCCGTGGAGCGGATCGCCTACCGGCCCTTGCGCAACGCGCCGCGCCTGGCGCCCCTGATCACCGCCATCGGCGTCTCCATCGTGCTCCAGTACGGCGCGGTGCTGATCTGGGGCCGGGGCTACCATGCCTATCCGGAACTGCTGCCGACCGCGCCCCTGGACATCTTCGGCGCCCGCGTCAGTCCCGCCCAGCTGATCGTGATGGCGGTGTCCGCCCTGATCATGGCCGGGCTGCTCTGGCTGGTCCATCGCACCCGGTTTGGCCGCGCGATGCGCGCCACCGCCGAGAATCCGGCCGTGGCGCGGCTGATGGGGGTGGATGTGGACCGCGTGATCTCGCTCACCTTCGTCATCGGCTCGGCGCTGGGCGCCGTCGCCGGCGTGCTGGTGAGCATCAATTATTCCGTCGCCCACTATCAGATGGGCTTCATCCTGGGCCTCAAGGCATTCACCGCCGCCGTGCTGGGCGGTATCGGCAACCTGGCCGGCGCGATGGTCGGCGGGCTGCTGCTGGGCCTGATCGAGGCCCTGGGCTCCGGCTACGTCGGCGACCTCACCGGCGGCTTGTTCGGTTCCAACTACCGCGACGTGTTCGCCTTCCTGGTGCTGGTGGGTGTGCTGATCCTCCGGCCTGCCGGGCTGCTGGGCGAACGGGTGGCAGAAAGGGCATGA
- a CDS encoding branched-chain amino acid ABC transporter substrate-binding protein, producing the protein MISGFRLIPLALALAFGLASCGRQEQTGTDSADTVRIGMAAPLTGPQADIGLDIQRGTQLGVDDLNAQGLEINGRKLKFELLAEDDEANPAKATTVAQKLVDSKVAAVVGHFNSGASIPASKIYADAGIPQISPGSTSPRYTQQGYATTFRVVANDDQQGPAVAAFVARNLKARRVAVIDDSTAYGQGLASTFETAVKAAGVEVVAHEHTTDRDTDFAAILTNIKAKQPEYLFFGGIYSQGAPMAKQMKALGLDVPLLGADGIQTPKFIEVAGSAAEGTYAAVPGLPKSQMPGGKAFLDKFQARYHKQVELFAPMGYDAVFVLAEAMKRAGSTDPAKVLPELKKTRYDGVIGPVEFDDKGDLKNSPITINVVRNGKWEVQEVVVPGAAR; encoded by the coding sequence ATGATTTCCGGCTTCCGCCTCATCCCTCTTGCGCTGGCGCTCGCCTTCGGCCTGGCTTCCTGCGGCAGGCAGGAGCAGACCGGCACTGACTCCGCCGATACCGTCCGCATCGGCATGGCCGCGCCGCTGACCGGTCCCCAGGCCGACATCGGGCTCGACATCCAGCGCGGCACCCAGCTCGGCGTGGACGACCTCAACGCCCAGGGCCTGGAGATCAACGGCCGCAAGTTGAAGTTCGAACTGCTGGCCGAGGACGACGAGGCCAATCCCGCCAAGGCCACCACCGTCGCCCAGAAGCTGGTCGATTCCAAGGTCGCCGCCGTCGTCGGCCATTTCAATTCCGGCGCCTCCATCCCGGCCTCGAAGATCTACGCCGACGCCGGCATTCCGCAGATTTCCCCCGGCTCCACCTCGCCCCGCTACACCCAGCAGGGCTACGCCACCACCTTCCGCGTCGTCGCCAACGACGACCAGCAGGGGCCCGCCGTGGCCGCCTTCGTCGCCAGGAACCTGAAAGCCAGGAGGGTTGCGGTGATCGACGACAGCACCGCCTACGGCCAGGGCCTCGCCTCCACCTTCGAGACGGCGGTGAAGGCCGCCGGGGTCGAGGTCGTGGCCCATGAGCACACCACCGACCGCGACACCGACTTCGCCGCGATCCTCACCAACATCAAGGCCAAGCAGCCGGAATACCTGTTCTTCGGCGGCATCTATTCCCAGGGCGCGCCGATGGCCAAGCAGATGAAGGCCCTCGGCCTCGACGTCCCCCTGCTCGGCGCCGACGGCATCCAGACGCCGAAGTTCATCGAGGTCGCCGGCTCGGCGGCGGAAGGCACCTACGCCGCGGTCCCGGGCCTGCCCAAGAGCCAGATGCCGGGCGGCAAGGCGTTCCTCGACAAGTTCCAGGCCCGTTATCACAAGCAGGTCGAACTCTTCGCGCCGATGGGCTACGACGCCGTGTTCGTGCTGGCCGAGGCGATGAAGCGGGCCGGCTCCACCGATCCCGCGAAGGTCCTGCCGGAACTGAAAAAGACCCGCTACGACGGCGTGATCGGCCCCGTCGAGTTCGACGACAAGGGCGACCTGAAGAACAGCCCGATCACCATCAACGTGGTGCGGAACGGCAAGTGGGAGGTCCAGGAAGTCGTGGTTCCCGGCGCCGCCAGGTAG
- a CDS encoding ABC transporter ATP-binding protein, translating to MDARGISKRFGGVQALKDVSLTIRAGEIYGLIGPNGAGKTTFFNVLTGLYPRDAGDVLFAGRVLPLGRPHEVVAAGLARTFQNIRLFGNMSALENVMVGRHGRSRGGVLGAVLRSRAARAEEAAIRRRALELLHYVGIGDRAADLARNLSYGDQRRLEIARALATEPRLLALDEPAAGMNATETAELRRLIEGLRRDGMTVLLIEHDVKLVMGLCDRVAVLDYGGKIAEDVPAVVRNDPRVIEAYLGVEA from the coding sequence TTGGATGCTCGCGGCATCAGCAAGCGCTTCGGCGGCGTGCAGGCCCTGAAGGATGTCTCGCTGACCATCCGCGCCGGCGAAATCTACGGCCTGATCGGCCCCAACGGCGCCGGCAAGACCACGTTCTTCAACGTGCTCACCGGCCTGTATCCCCGCGATGCCGGCGACGTGCTGTTCGCCGGCCGCGTCCTGCCCCTGGGGCGGCCCCATGAAGTGGTGGCCGCCGGCCTGGCCCGCACTTTCCAGAACATCCGTCTGTTCGGCAACATGAGCGCCCTGGAGAACGTCATGGTGGGGCGCCACGGCCGCAGCCGGGGCGGTGTGCTGGGCGCGGTGCTGCGCAGCCGCGCCGCCCGTGCCGAGGAGGCGGCGATCCGCCGCCGCGCCCTGGAGCTGCTGCACTACGTCGGCATCGGCGACCGCGCCGCCGACCTGGCGCGCAATCTGTCCTACGGCGACCAGCGGCGCCTGGAGATCGCCCGCGCCCTGGCCACCGAGCCGCGTCTGTTGGCGCTGGACGAGCCCGCCGCCGGCATGAACGCCACCGAGACCGCGGAACTGCGGCGCCTGATCGAGGGCCTGCGTCGCGACGGCATGACGGTGTTGCTGATCGAGCACGACGTGAAGCTGGTGATGGGTCTGTGCGACCGGGTCGCGGTGCTGGACTACGGCGGCAAGATCGCCGAGGACGTGCCGGCGGTGGTGCGCAACGATCCCCGTGTCATCGAAGCTTATCTGGGCGTGGAAGCATGA
- a CDS encoding c-type cytochrome — translation MKSVIVALIAASGLIATGAAHADQKLASSKGCMACHSVDKKMVGPAFKEVAKKYTAKDTDALVKKVLDGGSGVWGSTPMPANKAMGVKPEDAKTLVTWVLSLK, via the coding sequence ATGAAATCTGTAATCGTCGCACTGATCGCTGCTTCCGGTCTCATTGCCACGGGCGCCGCCCATGCCGACCAAAAACTCGCCAGCTCCAAGGGCTGCATGGCGTGCCACTCGGTAGACAAGAAGATGGTGGGCCCGGCCTTCAAGGAAGTCGCCAAGAAGTACACCGCCAAGGACACCGACGCGCTGGTGAAGAAGGTTCTGGACGGCGGCTCCGGCGTCTGGGGCTCCACCCCGATGCCCGCCAACAAGGCGATGGGCGTGAAGCCGGAAGACGCCAAGACCCTGGTGACCTGGGTTCTGTCCCTGAAGTAA
- a CDS encoding MarR family winged helix-turn-helix transcriptional regulator: MSRNSEILTKADFERLAHFRYGLRRFLRRSEELCRKQGLTPLQYQALLQIGGIPGKNWATVGELAERLQAHPHGVVSLVTRCEALGLVERRVGRSDRRQVEVHLTANGLQELQALAQLHQPELRMLQAEFSLPGWQELEDEAA, from the coding sequence ATGTCAAGAAACTCCGAAATATTGACCAAGGCCGATTTCGAACGCCTGGCTCATTTCCGTTACGGCTTGCGGCGCTTTCTGCGCCGCAGTGAGGAGTTGTGCCGCAAGCAAGGGCTGACGCCCCTGCAGTACCAGGCGCTGCTCCAGATCGGCGGGATTCCGGGCAAGAACTGGGCGACCGTGGGGGAGCTGGCGGAACGCCTGCAGGCCCATCCGCATGGCGTCGTCTCACTGGTGACGCGCTGCGAGGCCCTGGGGCTGGTGGAACGCCGTGTCGGCCGCAGCGACCGCCGGCAGGTGGAAGTCCACCTCACCGCCAACGGCCTGCAGGAACTCCAGGCCCTGGCCCAGTTGCACCAGCCGGAACTGAGGATGCTGCAGGCGGAGTTTTCCTTGCCGGGCTGGCAGGAGCTGGAAGATGAAGCGGCTTAA
- a CDS encoding ABC transporter permease subunit, producing the protein MTSRQQATLAAAGIAAVLAVLPFLVGAGFGPAWVRVLDFVLLYILLALGLNIVVGFAGLLDLGYVAFYAVGAYLYALLNSPHLAEHFPALAAQFPGGLHFPIWLVLPAGAVLAGVFGVVLGFPTLRLRGDYLAIVTLGFGEIIRIFLNNLYAPVNITNGALGLTQIDGVRLGSVALDRSQQILGFTVPSLHLYYYLFLFLALVVVLISIRLEDSRIGRAWVAIREDEIAAKACGINTRNVKLLAFAMGASFGGLAGGLFAGFQQFVSPESFQLIDSIMILCMVVLGGMGHIPGVIFGALLLTVLPELFRYGAGPLQKLLFGAVMVEPEALRMLLFGLTLVLVMLFRPAGLWPDPRHRQEMGGRR; encoded by the coding sequence ATGACCTCGCGCCAGCAGGCAACGCTGGCCGCCGCCGGCATCGCGGCCGTGCTGGCCGTGCTGCCCTTTCTGGTGGGCGCCGGCTTCGGCCCGGCCTGGGTGCGGGTGCTGGACTTCGTCCTGCTCTACATCCTGCTGGCCCTCGGCCTGAACATCGTCGTCGGCTTCGCCGGCCTCCTCGATCTGGGCTACGTGGCCTTCTACGCGGTGGGGGCGTATCTCTACGCGCTGCTCAACAGCCCCCACCTGGCCGAGCATTTTCCCGCCCTGGCCGCCCAGTTCCCGGGCGGGCTGCATTTCCCGATCTGGCTGGTGCTGCCGGCCGGCGCCGTGCTGGCCGGGGTCTTCGGCGTCGTGCTGGGCTTTCCCACGCTGCGCCTGCGCGGCGACTACCTGGCCATCGTCACCCTGGGCTTCGGCGAGATCATCCGCATCTTCCTCAACAACCTCTATGCGCCGGTGAACATCACCAACGGCGCGCTGGGCCTGACCCAGATCGACGGCGTGCGCCTGGGCTCCGTCGCCCTCGACCGCAGCCAGCAGATCCTCGGCTTCACCGTTCCTTCGCTGCACCTCTACTACTACCTGTTCCTGTTCCTGGCTCTGGTCGTGGTCCTGATTTCGATCCGCCTGGAGGATTCCCGCATCGGCCGCGCCTGGGTGGCGATCCGGGAGGACGAGATCGCCGCCAAGGCGTGCGGCATCAACACCCGCAACGTGAAGCTGCTGGCCTTCGCCATGGGCGCCAGCTTCGGCGGCCTGGCCGGCGGCCTGTTCGCCGGTTTCCAGCAGTTCGTCAGCCCCGAGAGCTTCCAGCTGATCGATTCGATCATGATCCTGTGCATGGTGGTGCTGGGCGGCATGGGCCACATTCCCGGCGTGATTTTCGGCGCCCTGCTGCTGACGGTGCTGCCGGAGCTCTTTCGCTACGGCGCCGGGCCGCTGCAAAAGCTCCTGTTCGGCGCCGTGATGGTGGAGCCGGAGGCCCTGCGCATGCTGCTGTTCGGCCTGACCCTGGTGCTGGTGATGCTGTTCCGCCCCGCCGGCCTCTGGCCCGACCCGCGCCACCGGCAGGAGATGGGGGGCCGGCGATGA